Proteins encoded within one genomic window of Pongo abelii isolate AG06213 chromosome 18, NHGRI_mPonAbe1-v2.0_pri, whole genome shotgun sequence:
- the CENPT gene encoding centromere protein T isoform X1, whose amino-acid sequence MADHNPDSDPTPRTLLRRVLDTADPRTPRRPRSARAGARRALLEMASSRRLSGQTRTIARGRSRGARSVGRSAHVQASGHLEEQTPRTLLKNILLTAPESSILMPESVVKPVPAPEVVQPSRRESSCGSLELQLPELEPPTTLAPGLLAPGRRKQRLRLSMFQQGVDQGLSLSQEPQGNADASSLTRSLNLTFATPLQPQSVQRPGLARRPPARRAVDVGAFLRDLRDTSLAPPNIVLEDTQPFSQPTVGSPDVYHSLPCMPHTGAEDAEQATGRKTQSSGPGLQNNSPGKPAQFLAGVAEEVDAFALSFLSTSSGVSGEDEIEPLHDGVEEAEKKMEEEGVSVSEMEATGAQGPSRVEEAKEHTDVTEAEGSQGTAEAEGPRASSGDEDASGREASPESASSTPESLQARRHHEFLEPAPMPGAAVLSSEPAEPLLVRHPLRPRTTGPRPRQDPHKAGLSHYAKLFSFYAKMPMERKALEMVEKCLDKYFQHLCDDLEVFAAHAGRKTVKPEDLELLMRRQGLVTDQVSLHVLVERHLPLEYRQLLIPCAYGGNSVFPAQ is encoded by the exons ATGGCTGACCACAACCCTGACAGCGACCCCACGCCGCGCACGCTGCTGCGACGCGTGCTGGATACAGCGGACCCGCGCACCCCGCGGCGACCCCGGAGTGCTCGGGCTGG AGCCCGGAGAGCCCTGCTTGAAATGGCTTCCTCCAGGAGGTTGAGTGGCCAAACAAGGACGATAGCCAGAGGGCGTTCCCGTGGAGCCAGG TCTGTTGGCAGATCGGCCCATGTTCAGGCCAGTGGGCACTTGGAGGAACAGACACCTCGGACGCTGCTGAAGAACATCCTACTAACTG CCCCGGAATCTTCCATCCTGATGCCCGAGTCGGTAGTGAAGCCAGTGCCAGCACCGGAGGTGGTCCAACCCTCCAGACGAGAGAGCAGTTGTGGCAG CCTGGAGCTGCAACTTCCTGAGCTCGAGCCCCCCACAACCCTGGCTCCAGGTCTGCTGGCCCCTGgcaggaggaaacagaggctgaGACTGTCGATGTTTCAGCAGGGAGTGGACCAGGGGCTGTCTCTCTCCCAAG AGCCTCAAGGGAATGCTGATGCCTCTTCCCTCACCAG ATCCCTCAACCTGACCTTTGCCACACCTCTTCAGCCACAGTCAGTGCAGAGGCCTGGCTTGGCCCGCAGACCTCCTGCCCGCCGAGCTGTAGACGTGGGTGCCTTTTTGCGGGATCTGCGAGATACTTCCCTGGCTCCTCCAA ACATTGTGTTGGAGGACACCCAGCCATTCTCTCAGCCCACGGTTGGCTCCCCTGATGTGTATCACTCCCTGCCCTGCATGCCTCACACTGGGGCTGAAGACGCTGAGCAGGCTACTGGTCGCAAGACACAGAGCAGTGGGCCTGGGCTGCAGAACAATA GCCCTGGGAAACCAGCCCAGTTTCTGGCAGGAGTGGCAGAGGAGGTCGATGCCTTTGCTCTAAGCTTCCTGAGCACCAGCAGTGGTGTCTCTGGAGAAGATGAAATAGAGCCCTTACATGATGGAGTtgaagaggcagagaaaaagatGGAAGAAGAAGGTGTGAGTGTGAGTGAAATGGAGGCAACAGGAGCACAAGGACCCAGCAGGGTAGAAGAGGCCAAGGAACACACAGACGTGACAGAAGCAGAGGGATCCCAGGGGACTGCTGAGGCCGAGGGGCCAAGAGCATCTTCAGGGGATGAGGATGCCTCTGGCAGGGAAG CAAGTCCAGAGTCGGCCTCCAGCACCCCTGAGTCTCTCCAGGCCAGGCGACATCATGAGTTTCTTGAGCCAGCCCCAATGCCTGGTGCTGCAGT CTTATCTTCAGAGCCTGCAGAGCCTCTGTTGGTCAGGCATCCCCTTAGGCCCCGGACCACCGGCCCCAGGCCCCGGCAAGATCCCCACAAGGCTGGACTGAGTCACTATGCGAAACTCTTTAGCTTCTATGCCAAGATGCCCATGGAGAGGAAGGCTCTTGAGATGGTGGAGAAGTG CCTAGATAAATATTTCCAGCATCTTTGTGACGACCTGGAGGTATTTGCTGCCCATGCTGGCCGCAAGACTGTGAAGCCAGAGGACCTGGAGCTGCTGATGCGGCG GCAGGGCCTGGTCACCGACCAAGTCTCACTGCATGTGCTAGTGGAGCGGCACCTGCCACTGGAGTACCGGCAGCTGCTCATCCCCTGTGCGTACGGTGGCAACTCTGTCTTCCCTGCCCAGTAG
- the CENPT gene encoding centromere protein T isoform X2, translating into MADHNPDSDPTPRTLLRRVLDTADPRTPRRPRSARAGARRALLEMASSRRLSGQTRTIARGRSRGARSVGRSAHVQASGHLEEQTPRTLLKNILLTAPESSILMPESVVKPVPAPEVVQPSRRESSCGSLELQLPELEPPTTLAPGLLAPGRRKQRLRLSMFQQGVDQGLSLSQEPQGNADASSLTRSLNLTFATPLQPQSVQRPGLARRPPARRAVDVGAFLRDLRDTSLAPPSPGKPAQFLAGVAEEVDAFALSFLSTSSGVSGEDEIEPLHDGVEEAEKKMEEEGVSVSEMEATGAQGPSRVEEAKEHTDVTEAEGSQGTAEAEGPRASSGDEDASGREASPESASSTPESLQARRHHEFLEPAPMPGAAVLSSEPAEPLLVRHPLRPRTTGPRPRQDPHKAGLSHYAKLFSFYAKMPMERKALEMVEKCLDKYFQHLCDDLEVFAAHAGRKTVKPEDLELLMRRQGLVTDQVSLHVLVERHLPLEYRQLLIPCAYGGNSVFPAQ; encoded by the exons ATGGCTGACCACAACCCTGACAGCGACCCCACGCCGCGCACGCTGCTGCGACGCGTGCTGGATACAGCGGACCCGCGCACCCCGCGGCGACCCCGGAGTGCTCGGGCTGG AGCCCGGAGAGCCCTGCTTGAAATGGCTTCCTCCAGGAGGTTGAGTGGCCAAACAAGGACGATAGCCAGAGGGCGTTCCCGTGGAGCCAGG TCTGTTGGCAGATCGGCCCATGTTCAGGCCAGTGGGCACTTGGAGGAACAGACACCTCGGACGCTGCTGAAGAACATCCTACTAACTG CCCCGGAATCTTCCATCCTGATGCCCGAGTCGGTAGTGAAGCCAGTGCCAGCACCGGAGGTGGTCCAACCCTCCAGACGAGAGAGCAGTTGTGGCAG CCTGGAGCTGCAACTTCCTGAGCTCGAGCCCCCCACAACCCTGGCTCCAGGTCTGCTGGCCCCTGgcaggaggaaacagaggctgaGACTGTCGATGTTTCAGCAGGGAGTGGACCAGGGGCTGTCTCTCTCCCAAG AGCCTCAAGGGAATGCTGATGCCTCTTCCCTCACCAG ATCCCTCAACCTGACCTTTGCCACACCTCTTCAGCCACAGTCAGTGCAGAGGCCTGGCTTGGCCCGCAGACCTCCTGCCCGCCGAGCTGTAGACGTGGGTGCCTTTTTGCGGGATCTGCGAGATACTTCCCTGGCTCCTCCAA GCCCTGGGAAACCAGCCCAGTTTCTGGCAGGAGTGGCAGAGGAGGTCGATGCCTTTGCTCTAAGCTTCCTGAGCACCAGCAGTGGTGTCTCTGGAGAAGATGAAATAGAGCCCTTACATGATGGAGTtgaagaggcagagaaaaagatGGAAGAAGAAGGTGTGAGTGTGAGTGAAATGGAGGCAACAGGAGCACAAGGACCCAGCAGGGTAGAAGAGGCCAAGGAACACACAGACGTGACAGAAGCAGAGGGATCCCAGGGGACTGCTGAGGCCGAGGGGCCAAGAGCATCTTCAGGGGATGAGGATGCCTCTGGCAGGGAAG CAAGTCCAGAGTCGGCCTCCAGCACCCCTGAGTCTCTCCAGGCCAGGCGACATCATGAGTTTCTTGAGCCAGCCCCAATGCCTGGTGCTGCAGT CTTATCTTCAGAGCCTGCAGAGCCTCTGTTGGTCAGGCATCCCCTTAGGCCCCGGACCACCGGCCCCAGGCCCCGGCAAGATCCCCACAAGGCTGGACTGAGTCACTATGCGAAACTCTTTAGCTTCTATGCCAAGATGCCCATGGAGAGGAAGGCTCTTGAGATGGTGGAGAAGTG CCTAGATAAATATTTCCAGCATCTTTGTGACGACCTGGAGGTATTTGCTGCCCATGCTGGCCGCAAGACTGTGAAGCCAGAGGACCTGGAGCTGCTGATGCGGCG GCAGGGCCTGGTCACCGACCAAGTCTCACTGCATGTGCTAGTGGAGCGGCACCTGCCACTGGAGTACCGGCAGCTGCTCATCCCCTGTGCGTACGGTGGCAACTCTGTCTTCCCTGCCCAGTAG